From Phragmitibacter flavus, the proteins below share one genomic window:
- a CDS encoding type II toxin-antitoxin system ParD family antitoxin, with amino-acid sequence MTVALPPALSHLVERLLSTGRYADEGEIIREALRALERQELDESPALEAALLEGVHSAHVPYDATVLARMRQNAIMHA; translated from the coding sequence ATGACCGTTGCCCTTCCACCTGCGCTCAGCCATCTCGTTGAGCGCCTCCTCAGCACCGGAAGATACGCCGATGAAGGCGAGATCATTCGCGAGGCTCTACGAGCCCTAGAAAGGCAAGAGTTGGATGAGTCACCCGCTCTTGAAGCCGCGTTGCTCGAAGGCGTGCACTCGGCGCACGTTCCCTATGATGCAACAGTTCTGGCCCGGATGCGTCAGAATGCAATCATGCATGCATGA